From a single Kitasatospora sp. NBC_00458 genomic region:
- a CDS encoding aspartate aminotransferase family protein: MSRLSPVLKQATPVVATRGEGIHLFDADGRRYLDFTSGVGVTGTGHCHPRVVEAVRDQAGRLLHGQYTTVLHHPLLALTERLGEVLPPGLDSLFYATAGTEAVEAALRLARHATGRQNVVVFEGSFHGRTMGAAALTTAGTRFRAGIGPVMPGVAVAPFPSAFRLGLSEEDAVEYALRGLDRVLATVSAPAETAAMFVEPVLGEGGYVPAPPGFLAGLRDRADRHGILLVVDEIQTGFGRTGRFWAHQHDAGTVPDVLITAKGLASGLPLSAIAAPAALMQRAWPGSQGGTYGGNPLACAAALATLDVIRDERLVENAADQGARLLDGLRAVASGTPAVADVRGLGLMAGSEFRHPDGAPDPDTARRAQQAAAELGLLLLTCGIDLNVVRMVPPLIVTAEQVDEALAVWSKALAVATDTTTR, from the coding sequence GTGTCCCGACTCTCCCCGGTGCTCAAGCAGGCCACCCCCGTCGTCGCCACCCGCGGCGAGGGGATCCACCTCTTCGACGCCGACGGCCGACGCTACCTCGACTTCACCTCCGGCGTGGGGGTGACCGGCACCGGCCACTGCCACCCGCGCGTGGTCGAGGCGGTGCGCGACCAGGCCGGCAGGCTGCTGCACGGCCAGTACACCACCGTGCTGCACCACCCCCTGCTCGCCCTGACCGAACGGCTGGGCGAGGTGCTCCCGCCCGGCCTCGACTCGCTGTTCTACGCCACCGCCGGCACCGAGGCCGTCGAGGCCGCACTGCGGCTCGCCCGGCACGCCACCGGCCGGCAGAACGTGGTCGTCTTCGAGGGCTCCTTCCACGGGCGCACCATGGGCGCGGCCGCCCTCACCACCGCCGGTACGCGCTTCCGCGCCGGCATCGGCCCGGTGATGCCGGGCGTCGCCGTGGCCCCGTTCCCGTCCGCCTTCCGGCTCGGGCTGAGCGAGGAGGACGCGGTCGAGTACGCCCTGCGCGGGCTGGACCGGGTCCTGGCCACCGTCAGCGCACCCGCCGAGACCGCCGCGATGTTCGTCGAGCCGGTACTCGGAGAGGGCGGCTACGTACCGGCGCCGCCCGGCTTCCTGGCCGGGCTGCGGGACCGCGCGGACCGGCACGGGATCCTCCTGGTCGTCGACGAGATCCAGACCGGCTTCGGACGGACCGGCAGGTTCTGGGCCCACCAGCACGACGCCGGGACCGTGCCGGACGTCCTGATCACGGCCAAGGGGCTGGCCAGCGGTCTGCCGCTCTCAGCGATCGCCGCGCCCGCCGCGCTGATGCAGCGGGCCTGGCCGGGTTCGCAGGGCGGCACCTACGGCGGGAACCCGTTGGCCTGCGCCGCCGCGCTGGCGACGCTCGACGTCATCCGGGACGAACGGCTCGTCGAGAACGCCGCCGACCAGGGAGCGCGACTGCTCGACGGGCTCCGCGCGGTCGCGTCCGGCACCCCTGCCGTCGCCGACGTCCGGGGCCTCGGGCTGATGGCGGGCAGCGAGTTCCGTCACCCGGACGGCGCCCCGGACCCGGACACCGCCCGGCGCGCCCAGCAGGCGGCGGCCGAGCTCGGCCTGCTGCTGCTCACCTGCGGCATCGACCTGAACGTGGTCAGGATGGTCCCGCCGCTGATCGTCACGGCGGAGCAGGTCGACGAGGCACTGGCGGTCTGGTCGAAGGCCCTCGCCGTCGCCACGGACACGACGACCCGCTAG
- a CDS encoding TauD/TfdA family dioxygenase, translating into MPDDTVQEIGWSSAGLAARRDTWSLALGEDDRRLLQADAGAGRWDRAEPVRARLRAFVRSSTRSAGLTHIGGLLDPTAPLDELVAALSFTLGDFGEIVPQNGQGDLTQVLRDQDGDGNTELGFHCDTCDLLVLFCLQPAARGGGLTKLASARHVRDIIARERPDALATLGEDWTFNRTGRAGPQVIVSPILFTQKDGTVGCYYQTRTVRSSPERGGPPLTERQWEALDVLDEVLYRPEIAFGLPMAASDLLIIRNSRVLHGRSPYVDEPGPRSRRMLRIWMNTEDL; encoded by the coding sequence ATGCCGGACGACACCGTGCAGGAGATCGGCTGGAGCAGTGCGGGCCTGGCCGCACGGCGCGACACCTGGTCGCTCGCCCTCGGCGAGGACGACCGACGGCTGCTCCAGGCGGACGCGGGGGCCGGGCGGTGGGACCGGGCCGAACCGGTCCGCGCCAGGCTCCGCGCGTTCGTGCGGAGCAGCACCCGGTCCGCGGGTCTCACGCACATCGGCGGACTGCTGGACCCGACGGCACCGCTGGACGAGCTGGTGGCGGCGCTGTCGTTCACACTCGGCGACTTCGGCGAGATCGTCCCCCAGAACGGGCAGGGCGACCTGACCCAGGTGCTCCGCGACCAGGACGGCGACGGGAACACCGAACTGGGGTTCCACTGCGACACCTGCGACCTGCTCGTCCTGTTCTGCCTGCAACCCGCGGCGAGGGGCGGGGGGCTCACCAAGCTGGCGAGCGCGCGCCACGTCCGCGACATCATCGCGCGGGAGCGGCCCGACGCCCTCGCCACCCTCGGCGAGGACTGGACCTTCAACCGGACCGGCCGGGCGGGCCCGCAGGTGATCGTCTCCCCGATCCTCTTCACCCAGAAGGACGGGACCGTCGGCTGCTACTACCAGACCCGCACCGTGCGGTCCTCCCCCGAGCGGGGAGGACCGCCCCTGACGGAGCGCCAGTGGGAGGCCCTCGACGTGCTCGACGAGGTGCTCTACCGCCCCGAGATCGCCTTCGGCCTGCCGATGGCCGCCTCCGACCTGCTGATCATCCGCAACAGCCGTGTCCTGCACGGCCGTTCCCCCTACGTCGACGAGCCCGGACCGCGCTCCCGCCGCATGCTGCGGATCTGGATGAACACGGAGGACCTGTGA
- a CDS encoding SDR family oxidoreductase — translation MTDPTPTDAATPTAAPGTAPAEQPGRIALVTGGGSGIGRASALALLGAGWSVAVAGRRKDALEETVALAGVEPSRVLAVPADVRDAAQVAELFGAVRRRFGRVDLLFNNAGAAAPRRPIADTPVEDWNLVMDTIVTGGFLCAREAFRVMGSQSPAGGRIINNGAPSAHVPRPNSVAYTAAKHALLGLTRVLSLDGRRHGIAVGQIDVGNVAPPDGRPQPAAMQADGSLAVEATIPVERFTEALLLMASMPLDTNVQSLTVLPTTMPFVGRG, via the coding sequence GTGACCGACCCCACCCCCACCGACGCCGCCACCCCCACCGCCGCCCCCGGAACAGCCCCCGCGGAGCAGCCCGGCCGGATCGCCCTCGTCACCGGTGGCGGCAGCGGCATCGGCAGGGCCAGCGCGCTCGCCCTGCTCGGCGCCGGCTGGTCGGTCGCCGTCGCCGGGCGGCGCAAGGACGCCCTGGAGGAGACCGTCGCCCTGGCCGGCGTCGAACCGTCCCGCGTGCTGGCCGTGCCGGCCGACGTCAGGGACGCCGCTCAGGTCGCCGAGCTCTTCGGGGCCGTCCGCCGCCGGTTCGGCCGGGTGGACCTGCTGTTCAACAACGCGGGAGCGGCCGCGCCGCGCCGGCCGATCGCGGACACGCCCGTCGAGGACTGGAACCTGGTGATGGACACCATCGTGACCGGCGGCTTCCTCTGCGCGAGGGAGGCGTTCCGGGTGATGGGCTCCCAGTCCCCGGCCGGCGGACGCATCATCAACAACGGTGCGCCGTCCGCCCACGTGCCCCGGCCGAACTCCGTCGCCTACACGGCCGCCAAGCACGCCCTCCTCGGTCTGACCCGGGTGCTGTCGCTGGACGGCCGCCGGCACGGCATCGCCGTCGGGCAGATCGACGTGGGCAACGTGGCTCCGCCCGACGGCCGCCCGCAGCCGGCGGCCATGCAGGCCGACGGATCGCTGGCGGTGGAGGCGACCATCCCGGTGGAGCGCTTCACCGAGGCGCTGCTGCTGATGGCCTCGATGCCGCTGGACACCAACGTCCAGTCCCTGACCGTGCTGCCGACCACCATGCCGTTCGTCGGGCGCGGCTGA
- a CDS encoding DUF2797 domain-containing protein codes for MAERQAGPATGWISTGLRWRDGRPVLSAARGHLVHEREAAPGTAVGWLLGGPRRCTGALLAGRSERTPCPHHAEIAPDGGAVQCAPCQSVDRGLALARDQILDDGRTYRLYLAWFGPGLLKVGLTAEQRGTTRLLEQGALAWTFAARGSLPAVRRAELTVAASGLARERFTSRVKLDHWWEHGDTAHRRTLLTEARTRAHELLHGHGVELSADHLVTDHVEVYGLTGGAPAAYRQIDALAPGAVVAGLLRPAIGRHLLLDQADGSEPLLLDTRLLTGWTLSPAPGRPPSGLSLRSRVRPEVPDTQEALF; via the coding sequence GTGGCAGAACGACAGGCGGGCCCGGCGACCGGCTGGATCTCCACCGGCCTGCGGTGGCGCGACGGCCGGCCGGTGCTGAGCGCCGCCCGCGGCCACCTCGTGCACGAGCGCGAGGCGGCCCCCGGCACGGCGGTCGGCTGGCTCCTCGGCGGGCCGCGCCGCTGCACCGGCGCCCTGCTGGCGGGCCGGAGCGAGCGCACACCGTGCCCGCACCACGCCGAGATCGCCCCGGACGGCGGCGCCGTGCAGTGCGCGCCCTGCCAGAGCGTCGACCGGGGCCTGGCCCTGGCCCGGGACCAGATCCTCGACGACGGCCGCACTTACCGGCTCTACCTCGCCTGGTTCGGCCCGGGCCTGCTGAAGGTCGGCCTGACCGCCGAGCAGCGCGGCACCACCCGCCTGCTCGAACAGGGCGCGCTGGCCTGGACCTTCGCCGCACGCGGCAGCCTCCCCGCCGTCCGCCGGGCCGAACTCACCGTCGCCGCCTCCGGACTGGCACGCGAACGGTTCACCAGCCGGGTCAAGCTCGACCACTGGTGGGAGCACGGCGACACCGCCCACCGCCGCACGCTGCTCACCGAGGCCCGGACCCGGGCCCACGAGCTGCTCCACGGCCACGGGGTGGAGCTGTCGGCCGACCACTTGGTCACCGACCACGTCGAGGTCTACGGCCTGACCGGCGGCGCCCCGGCCGCCTACCGGCAGATCGACGCGCTCGCACCGGGCGCGGTGGTCGCCGGACTGCTGCGCCCCGCGATCGGGCGCCACCTGCTGCTCGACCAGGCCGACGGGTCCGAGCCGCTGCTCCTCGACACCCGCCTGCTCACCGGCTGGACGCTCTCCCCGGCGCCCGGCCGCCCGCCGTCCGGCCTGTCCCTGCGCTCGCGGGTCCGCCCGGAGGTCCCGGACACCCAGGAGGCGCTCTTCTAG
- a CDS encoding maleylpyruvate isomerase N-terminal domain-containing protein produces MITDTAPPGPVTPDDLATVLRLAVATLRSAPADADWSRPAGSISWDCWSTVEHLADDLLAYAAQLGPAEPPRDRYVPFVSVRRFPGGPNSFVFADRAGGPDALLQVLEASGALMVSIARTASPGVRAYHPWGLADPAGFGAMSLVEALVHLHDVAEGLGLPWQPPADVCHRVLARLFPDVPLDGTAGPWPTLLWATGRTDLPGRPRRTDWRWYAAVPGEAPSV; encoded by the coding sequence ATGATCACCGACACCGCCCCGCCCGGGCCCGTGACCCCCGACGACCTCGCCACCGTGCTCCGGCTCGCCGTCGCCACGCTGCGCTCCGCGCCCGCCGACGCCGACTGGTCGCGCCCCGCCGGCTCGATCAGCTGGGACTGCTGGAGCACCGTCGAGCACCTCGCGGACGACCTGCTCGCCTACGCCGCCCAGCTGGGGCCGGCGGAGCCGCCGCGCGACCGCTACGTGCCGTTCGTCTCGGTGCGCCGCTTCCCCGGCGGGCCGAACAGCTTCGTGTTCGCCGACCGCGCGGGCGGGCCGGACGCGCTGCTGCAGGTGCTGGAGGCGAGCGGCGCGCTGATGGTCTCGATCGCCCGCACCGCCTCGCCCGGGGTGCGGGCGTACCACCCGTGGGGTCTCGCCGATCCGGCCGGTTTCGGCGCGATGAGCCTGGTGGAGGCCCTGGTCCACCTGCACGACGTCGCCGAGGGGCTCGGGCTGCCCTGGCAGCCGCCGGCCGACGTCTGCCACCGCGTGCTGGCCCGGCTCTTCCCGGACGTCCCGCTCGACGGCACGGCCGGCCCGTGGCCGACCCTGCTGTGGGCCACCGGCCGGACCGACCTGCCCGGCCGGCCCCGGCGGACGGACTGGCGCTGGTACGCGGCGGTGCCCGGGGAGGCCCCGTCCGTCTGA
- a CDS encoding restriction endonuclease — MAGRRNDGVLAVWAEAQRQQQRREEARWRAQTAEQRRREREEREAQKAAARGEREAQRAYQQAREAEAARRTAELDARVEELRGLLTAGLGRAAFRAQSLLAPRPVPPFEPGRLGEPVPMPDQARYQVPPPDPVQARNPGVWQQYEQYVAQARARFEQDWYAAQAAEADRQRRLADYHGQYLEWVARFRREDEQRASRTEELLHRLRSGEAEAVQEYFTAVLYASAAWPEGFPHRLVAAWEASSRQLVVNWELPGPEVVPSAGRVRYVKTDDREAEVARPATERKALYREVLAQSALRVVAELYRADGDGLLASVVLNGFVQGIDPATGREAERFLTTVTVDRGEFAGLTLDRVAAVECFQGLGGVLSARPERLDEVRPDRLPETVGGSVAGQGGEDEPDLFEMDPIEFEELIAELFRLRGFRVMTTARSGDAGVDVVAEDLDPVTGGRIVIQAKRYRSTVSPTAVRDLDSTVRHHGAIKGILVTTAGFGPGSYEYIRNKPLTLVSGPELVELLAEQGLRGRLGGGSGSPGGGPAGGTAAGGAASGGASGNGTSGDGTPGSGSPGGGRAGGDPAASGSATTVALSWRSRTAGGDAVELDVSAFLCAGGKVLDDEHFVFFNNPQDPDGAVRLHATRSVPGEPVRLAELTLEPGRLAPGVDEVVVAVSTEEDDQPALPLGYVHGLSAALSFGAAAAGPAAWTADTGGVSESAMLVGSFRRRGGVWHFAPGGAAVADGLAGLAVRWGVAIE, encoded by the coding sequence GTGGCGGGGCGGCGGAACGACGGGGTGCTGGCGGTCTGGGCGGAGGCGCAGCGACAGCAGCAGCGCCGTGAGGAGGCCCGCTGGCGGGCCCAGACCGCCGAGCAGCGCCGGCGGGAGCGGGAGGAGCGGGAGGCCCAGAAGGCGGCCGCCCGCGGCGAGCGGGAGGCGCAGCGCGCCTACCAGCAGGCCCGGGAGGCGGAGGCGGCCCGGCGGACGGCCGAACTGGACGCCCGGGTGGAGGAGTTGCGCGGTCTGCTGACGGCGGGGCTGGGGCGGGCGGCGTTCCGGGCGCAGTCCCTGCTGGCGCCGCGCCCGGTGCCGCCGTTCGAGCCGGGCCGGCTCGGTGAGCCGGTGCCGATGCCGGACCAGGCCCGCTACCAGGTGCCGCCGCCGGACCCGGTGCAGGCCCGCAACCCCGGGGTCTGGCAGCAGTACGAGCAGTACGTGGCGCAGGCCAGGGCCCGGTTCGAGCAGGACTGGTACGCGGCGCAGGCGGCCGAGGCGGACCGGCAGCGGCGCCTCGCCGACTACCACGGGCAGTACCTGGAGTGGGTGGCCCGGTTCCGCCGGGAGGACGAGCAACGGGCCTCCCGCACCGAGGAGTTGCTGCACCGGCTGCGGTCCGGTGAGGCGGAGGCGGTGCAGGAGTACTTCACCGCCGTGCTGTACGCCTCGGCGGCGTGGCCGGAGGGGTTCCCGCACCGGCTGGTGGCGGCCTGGGAGGCGTCGAGCCGTCAGCTGGTGGTGAACTGGGAGCTGCCCGGCCCGGAGGTGGTGCCGTCGGCGGGCCGGGTCCGGTACGTGAAGACCGACGACCGGGAGGCGGAGGTGGCCCGGCCGGCCACCGAGCGCAAGGCGCTGTACCGGGAGGTGCTGGCGCAGAGCGCGCTGCGGGTGGTGGCCGAGCTGTACCGGGCGGACGGGGACGGGCTGCTGGCCTCGGTGGTGCTGAACGGCTTCGTCCAGGGCATCGACCCGGCGACCGGCCGGGAGGCGGAGCGGTTCCTGACCACGGTGACGGTGGACCGGGGCGAGTTCGCCGGGCTCACGCTGGACCGGGTGGCGGCGGTGGAGTGCTTCCAGGGGCTGGGCGGTGTGCTGTCGGCCCGGCCCGAGCGGCTGGACGAGGTGCGTCCGGACCGCCTGCCGGAGACGGTCGGCGGCAGCGTCGCCGGGCAGGGCGGGGAGGACGAGCCCGACCTCTTCGAGATGGACCCGATCGAGTTCGAGGAGCTGATCGCCGAGCTGTTCCGGCTGCGCGGGTTCCGGGTGATGACCACAGCCCGCAGCGGGGACGCCGGGGTGGACGTGGTCGCCGAGGACCTCGACCCGGTGACCGGCGGGCGGATCGTGATCCAGGCGAAGCGCTACCGGTCGACGGTCTCCCCCACCGCGGTGCGCGACCTCGACTCGACGGTCCGCCACCACGGCGCGATCAAGGGGATCCTGGTGACCACGGCCGGTTTCGGGCCGGGCTCGTACGAGTACATCCGCAACAAGCCGCTGACCCTGGTGAGCGGGCCGGAGCTGGTGGAGCTGCTGGCCGAGCAGGGGCTGCGCGGCCGGCTGGGCGGCGGGAGCGGTTCGCCGGGCGGCGGCCCTGCGGGCGGTACCGCGGCGGGCGGTGCTGCGTCCGGCGGCGCGTCAGGGAACGGCACGTCAGGGGACGGCACGCCGGGGAGCGGTTCGCCGGGCGGCGGGCGGGCGGGCGGCGATCCGGCCGCGTCCGGCTCCGCCACCACGGTGGCGCTCTCCTGGCGGAGCCGGACGGCCGGCGGGGACGCGGTCGAACTCGACGTCTCGGCCTTCCTCTGCGCGGGCGGCAAGGTGCTGGACGACGAGCACTTCGTCTTCTTCAACAACCCGCAGGACCCGGACGGCGCCGTCCGTCTGCACGCCACCCGCTCGGTGCCCGGCGAGCCGGTGCGCCTGGCCGAACTCACGCTGGAGCCGGGCCGGTTGGCGCCGGGCGTGGACGAGGTGGTGGTCGCGGTGTCGACCGAGGAGGACGACCAGCCCGCACTGCCGCTCGGCTACGTGCACGGGCTGTCCGCGGCCCTGTCGTTCGGCGCGGCCGCGGCCGGGCCGGCGGCCTGGACGGCGGACACGGGCGGGGTGTCGGAGAGCGCCATGCTGGTCGGCTCCTTCCGGCGGCGCGGCGGTGTCTGGCACTTCGCGCCGGGCGGTGCGGCCGTGGCGGACGGTCTGGCCGGGCTCGCGGTGCGCTGGGGCGTGGCCATCGAGTAG
- a CDS encoding ABC transporter ATP-binding protein, which produces MTMSATAVRTGRAAARATGLNKVYGEGETRVVALDNVSVTFPQGEFTAIMGPSGSGKSTLMHCMAGLDTVTSGSSTIGDTELVGLKDKQLTQLRRDHIGFIFQAFNLLPTLTALENITLPMDIAGRKADKQWLDRVVDTVGLSGRLSHRPSQLSGGQQQRVACARALASKPDIVFADEPTGNLDSRSGAEILSFLRNSVRELGQTVVMVTHDPVAAAYADRVVFLADGRIVDELHQPTADTVLDRMRRFDAKGRTS; this is translated from the coding sequence GTGACGATGTCCGCAACCGCCGTCCGCACCGGCCGGGCGGCCGCCCGCGCCACCGGCCTCAACAAGGTCTACGGGGAGGGCGAGACCCGCGTCGTCGCCCTGGACAACGTCAGCGTCACCTTCCCGCAGGGCGAGTTCACCGCCATCATGGGCCCCTCCGGCTCCGGCAAGTCGACCCTCATGCACTGCATGGCCGGCCTCGACACCGTCACCTCCGGCTCCTCCACCATCGGCGACACCGAACTCGTCGGCCTCAAGGACAAGCAGCTCACCCAGCTGCGCCGCGACCACATCGGCTTCATCTTCCAGGCCTTCAACCTGCTCCCCACCCTGACCGCCCTGGAGAACATCACCCTCCCGATGGACATCGCCGGCCGCAAGGCCGACAAGCAGTGGCTGGACCGCGTCGTGGACACCGTCGGCCTCTCCGGCCGCCTCTCCCACCGCCCCAGCCAGCTCTCCGGCGGCCAGCAGCAGCGCGTCGCCTGCGCCCGCGCCCTCGCGAGCAAGCCCGACATCGTCTTCGCCGACGAGCCCACCGGCAACCTCGACTCCCGCTCCGGCGCCGAGATCCTCTCCTTCCTGCGCAACTCCGTCCGCGAGCTCGGCCAGACCGTCGTCATGGTGACCCACGACCCCGTCGCCGCCGCCTACGCCGACCGCGTCGTCTTCCTCGCCGACGGCCGCATCGTCGACGAGCTCCACCAGCCCACCGCCGACACCGTCCTGGACCGCATGCGCCGCTTCGACGCCAAGGGCCGCACCAGCTGA
- a CDS encoding ABC transporter permease codes for MYRTALRNVLAHKARLLMTTLAVLLGTAFVAGTLVFTDTLGNALRSQSAKSYSDITVTVSDREAVSKGYDHNGGTAEAGPTLTEDTRKAIAALPGTADARGVISGFAGIADKKGALIGDGFSTAGTNYVPGADGTDPRYPLVEGRGPRGAKEIALDAKTAEKGGYKVGDTVRVAVNGPVMELHLTGTLHTNDPRVVSGGSLAAFDTATAQQLYLSPGRFAEIDVKGKPGTDDGALLTAVEQTVPKGDSIEARTGRALADEQDRMIADGTKGLSTVLLGFAAIALFVGIFIIANTFTMLVAQRTKELALLRAVGASRKQITRSVLIEALLVGLTASLGGLLAGIGIATGLRAVLNGPMEANLPDGPLVIGPSTVLGSVGVGVAVTVLAAWLPARRASRIAPVAAMSSAEQPATQKSLVVRNVVGGLFALAGVGGLLAGASAQEGKLVGIGAGALMIGVFVLTPLLSRPLIALFAPLLRRLYGTPGKLARENAVRNPRRTAATASALTIGVTLITALTVVGASVNKAVDEATANDLKADYTVAMSNFSMLSPEVAPKIAGIPGLTAMSVVRTVPVKGATEYDTSWLTTVDAATIDRLVDLKVTEGSADALRQGKLLVGSDYAERNGLKVGSALTGTYPDGTKAALTVGGLVEHSTMLSGLIAPDGVAGAHAAPGTGLDKVFVKGSHGPDAELKQALRDATGGNPLIAVKGDKDIKAENRQLVSAVLSMMYGLLGMSVVIAVLGVVNTMAMSVFERRREIGMLRAIGLDRRGIGRMVRLESLLIALFGGVVGVVLGIVTAWAGNQAIAKAFKNITTVVPPVQVLGFLVAAALIGLLAALWPARRASRLDILSSIKSE; via the coding sequence ATGTACCGCACCGCACTGCGCAACGTGCTGGCCCACAAGGCCCGCCTGCTGATGACGACGCTCGCCGTCCTCCTCGGCACCGCCTTCGTCGCCGGCACGCTCGTCTTCACCGACACGCTCGGCAACGCGCTCCGCTCCCAGAGCGCCAAGAGCTACAGCGACATCACCGTCACCGTCAGCGACCGCGAGGCCGTCAGCAAGGGCTACGACCACAACGGCGGCACGGCCGAGGCGGGCCCCACCCTCACCGAGGACACCCGCAAGGCGATCGCCGCCCTGCCCGGCACCGCCGACGCCCGCGGCGTGATCAGCGGCTTCGCCGGCATCGCCGACAAGAAGGGCGCGCTGATCGGCGACGGATTCTCCACCGCCGGCACCAACTACGTGCCCGGCGCCGACGGCACCGACCCGCGCTACCCGCTGGTCGAGGGCCGCGGCCCGCGCGGGGCCAAGGAGATCGCGCTGGACGCCAAGACCGCCGAGAAGGGCGGCTACAAGGTCGGCGACACCGTCCGCGTCGCCGTCAACGGCCCGGTCATGGAGCTCCACCTCACCGGCACCCTGCACACCAACGACCCGCGCGTGGTCTCCGGCGGCTCGCTCGCCGCCTTCGACACGGCCACCGCCCAGCAGCTCTACCTGAGCCCCGGCCGGTTCGCCGAGATCGACGTCAAGGGCAAGCCCGGCACCGACGACGGCGCCCTGCTCACCGCCGTCGAGCAGACCGTCCCCAAGGGCGACTCGATCGAGGCGCGGACCGGCCGCGCGCTCGCCGACGAGCAGGACCGGATGATCGCCGACGGCACCAAGGGGCTCTCCACCGTCCTGCTGGGCTTCGCCGCCATCGCGCTCTTCGTCGGCATCTTCATCATCGCCAACACCTTCACCATGCTGGTCGCCCAGCGCACCAAGGAGCTGGCGCTGCTGCGCGCCGTCGGCGCCAGCCGCAAGCAGATCACCCGGTCCGTCCTGATCGAGGCGCTGCTGGTCGGCCTCACCGCCTCGCTCGGCGGCCTGCTCGCCGGCATCGGCATCGCCACCGGGCTGCGCGCCGTGCTCAACGGCCCGATGGAGGCCAACCTGCCGGACGGCCCGCTGGTGATCGGCCCCTCCACGGTGCTCGGCTCCGTCGGCGTCGGCGTCGCCGTCACCGTGCTCGCCGCCTGGCTGCCCGCCCGCCGCGCCTCGCGGATCGCCCCGGTCGCCGCCATGAGCTCGGCCGAGCAGCCCGCCACCCAGAAGTCCCTGGTGGTCCGGAACGTCGTCGGCGGGCTGTTCGCCCTGGCCGGCGTGGGCGGCCTGCTCGCCGGCGCGTCCGCCCAGGAGGGCAAGCTGGTCGGCATCGGCGCGGGTGCGCTGATGATCGGTGTCTTCGTCCTCACCCCGCTGCTCTCCCGGCCGCTGATCGCCCTGTTCGCGCCGCTGCTGCGCAGGCTCTACGGCACGCCCGGCAAGCTGGCCCGCGAGAACGCCGTGCGCAACCCGCGCCGCACCGCCGCCACCGCCTCCGCACTCACCATCGGCGTCACCCTGATCACCGCCCTGACCGTCGTCGGCGCCTCGGTGAACAAGGCCGTCGACGAGGCCACCGCGAACGACCTCAAGGCCGACTACACCGTCGCCATGTCGAACTTCTCGATGCTCTCCCCCGAGGTCGCCCCGAAGATCGCCGGGATCCCCGGGCTCACCGCGATGAGCGTGGTGCGCACCGTCCCGGTCAAGGGCGCCACCGAGTACGACACCTCGTGGCTCACCACCGTGGACGCGGCCACCATCGACCGGCTGGTGGACCTGAAGGTCACCGAGGGCTCGGCCGACGCGCTCAGGCAGGGCAAGCTGCTGGTCGGCTCCGACTACGCGGAGCGGAACGGCCTCAAGGTCGGCTCGGCCCTGACCGGCACCTACCCGGACGGCACCAAGGCCGCCCTGACCGTCGGCGGCCTGGTCGAGCACAGCACCATGCTGTCCGGGCTGATCGCCCCGGACGGCGTGGCGGGCGCGCACGCCGCCCCCGGCACCGGCCTGGACAAGGTGTTCGTCAAGGGCTCCCACGGCCCGGACGCCGAGCTCAAGCAGGCACTGCGGGACGCCACCGGCGGCAACCCGCTGATCGCGGTCAAGGGCGACAAGGACATCAAGGCGGAGAACCGCCAGCTGGTGTCCGCCGTCCTGAGCATGATGTACGGGCTGCTGGGCATGTCCGTGGTGATCGCCGTCCTGGGCGTGGTCAACACCATGGCGATGTCGGTGTTCGAGCGCCGCCGGGAGATCGGCATGCTGCGGGCGATCGGCCTGGACCGGCGCGGCATCGGCCGGATGGTCCGGCTGGAGTCGCTGCTGATCGCGCTGTTCGGCGGCGTGGTCGGTGTCGTGCTCGGCATCGTCACCGCCTGGGCCGGCAACCAGGCCATCGCGAAGGCCTTCAAGAACATCACCACGGTGGTCCCGCCGGTGCAGGTCCTGGGCTTCCTGGTGGCCGCCGCGCTGATCGGCCTGCTGGCCGCGCTGTGGCCGGCCCGCCGCGCCTCCCGGCTGGACATCCTCAGCTCGATCAAGAGCGAGTAG
- a CDS encoding HNH endonuclease family protein, producing the protein MSAISVPRPPRRTLAAAVGALLLALATLLTGAGSAQAALPTPVSAATARSYLASIAVTAESHASTYDRALFPHWITVSGTCNTRETVLKRDGGNVVTDSACASVSGSWFSVYDNVSTTSASSFDIDHLVPLAEAWRSGAWAWTTGQRQGFANDLTRPQLIAVSASSNRSKGDQDPAHWLPQASYRCTYARAWVQVKYYYGLTVDSAEKSALSSILAGC; encoded by the coding sequence ATGTCCGCGATATCCGTGCCGCGTCCGCCCCGCCGCACCCTGGCCGCCGCCGTCGGCGCCCTGCTGCTCGCCCTCGCCACCCTGCTGACCGGCGCCGGCAGTGCCCAGGCCGCCCTGCCGACCCCGGTCTCCGCCGCCACCGCGCGCAGCTACCTCGCCTCGATCGCGGTGACCGCCGAGTCCCACGCCTCCACCTACGACCGGGCGCTCTTCCCGCACTGGATCACCGTCTCCGGCACCTGCAACACCCGCGAGACGGTCCTCAAGCGGGACGGCGGCAACGTCGTCACCGACTCCGCCTGCGCCTCCGTCAGCGGCAGCTGGTTCTCGGTCTACGACAACGTGAGCACCACCAGCGCCTCGTCCTTCGACATCGACCACCTGGTGCCGCTCGCCGAGGCCTGGCGCTCCGGCGCCTGGGCCTGGACCACCGGCCAGCGCCAGGGCTTCGCCAACGACCTGACCCGCCCGCAGCTGATCGCCGTCTCGGCGAGCTCCAACCGCAGCAAGGGCGACCAGGACCCGGCGCACTGGCTGCCGCAGGCCTCCTACCGCTGCACCTACGCCCGCGCCTGGGTGCAGGTGAAGTACTACTACGGCCTCACCGTGGACAGCGCCGAGAAGAGCGCGCTCTCCTCGATCCTCGCCGGCTGCTGA